One segment of Ricinus communis isolate WT05 ecotype wild-type chromosome 8, ASM1957865v1, whole genome shotgun sequence DNA contains the following:
- the LOC8264855 gene encoding alpha carbonic anhydrase 7: MGKLAIQWFCFTLFIFLLLLHSILTSSQEVEDEHEFDYRNSEKGPNRWGELHHEWGACSNGSMQSPIDLFNERVEIVSYLGRLIRSYKPSNATLKNRGHDMMLQWETGAGTLRINGTEYILKQCHWHSPSEHTVNGKSYALELHMVHESLDGKIAVVGIMYTIGRPDSFLSSLTDRLQLVAGTREYETAAGTVNPKDIKIGSRKYYRYMGSLTVPPCTENVLWTIVRKVRTVTREQVRLLRVAVHDESNSNARPIQGINGRSVQLYRPEEED; the protein is encoded by the exons ATGGGAAAGCTCGCAATTCAATGGTTTTGTTTCActttattcatatttcttctCCTCCTCCATAGCATCTTAACATCATCTCAAGAAGTTG AGGATGAGCATGAGTTCGATTACAGAAACAGTGAAAAGGGGCCAAATAGATGGGGAGAGCTTCATCACGAATGGGGTGCATGCAGCAATGGGTCGATGCAGTCGCCTATCGATCTTTTTAACGAGAGAGTTGAAATTGTTTCTTATTTAGGGAGACTTATCAGAAGCTACAAGCCTTCAAATGCCACCCTTAAGAATAGAGGCCATGATATGATG TTGCAGTGGGAAACTGGAGCAGGAACTCTCCGAATTAATGGAACTGAATATATTCTCAAACAATGTCATTGGCACTCCCCTTCTGAACACACCGTAAATGGCAAGAG TTATGCTCTAGAGTTGCACATGGTACATGAAAGCCTAGATGGAAAGATCGCTGTGGTTGGTATTATGTACACAATAGGCAGGCCGGACTCTTTCTTGTCATCT TTGACAGACAGGTTACAGTTGGTGGCTGGCACTAGAGAATATGAGACTGCAGCGGGTACAGTAAACCCGAAGGACATAAAGATAGGAAGTAGAAAGTATTACAGATACATGGGGTCTCTTACAGTTCCTCCATGCACTGAAAATGTTCTTTGGACTATTGTTAGAAAG GTGAGAACTGTCACTAGAGAACAAGTTAGGCTGCTTCGTGTAGCTGTTCATGAT gaATCAAATTCAAATGCAAGACCAATACAAGGAATAAATGGACGATCAGTGCAGCTGTATAGaccagaagaagaagattaa